Part of the Sorghum bicolor cultivar BTx623 chromosome 1, Sorghum_bicolor_NCBIv3, whole genome shotgun sequence genome, aacaaaggcAGGTTACTTGAAAGCTTTCGGCTTGGTAACTGAGGTTATCAACTGATTAAAGTAGAGTGCATTACACTGAAGCTGCAGTTCCTGTCAGTGTACCGCACATCCCGTCCAGTATGATAGATATGCCCTGATATTCGTTGGAAGTTACTTCCCAGTCAGTGAAAATCCTTGTAAAAGACAGTTAGAAGAACTGAACTTTTGGATTATTTGATTTGATTACCTCCCAGCCAACTCCACGCGAGAACACGGAGGGTGGGGTGAACGTGGCGCCTGCGTATCTTGACACTGCAATTAAGGTGCCGGTAGACTGCATTGGGAGTTCCTCGTCATCAGAGTCAGCATAGGTAAGGTACTCTTAGGTTAGGGACATATTAGTCAGTCTTAGAACAAGCAGTTGTATTGTTCAAGATGCTAATACTATCCTCATTTTATCTTTGTGATGAGTTAGGGGGTTCATATTTGCTTTAACTATTTCGCGTCCTTTTGGAATGTTGCCAGTGTTTACTGAATTGCTTCAGACTATATATTCGTGCCCTCTTGGAAGGTTGTCAATGCTCACTCAAATCTTTACCAGAAGAACACAGTGCGTCGCATACCTCAATAAGTGATGCAAAAGAAGCAGCCATCATGGCGAAGCAATCCTGGAAGCAGAAAATCGGGTATCCCCACTGGAACGGATACGGAAACCTCACCCTGTTCGGAGCAGAGCACGCAACGCATCGTCAGGTGAGGTCAGACAGAGCACATCAAAGACCAGTGCGCGCACTCACTGATTGTGAGCTGAGCAATTAGCATACCAAGGTGAGCCCTCGATGATCCCGGCGCGGTCGGAGCGGCAGGAGAACTGCGTCACGGGGCCCCTATTGTTGAAGGCGCCGGCCGCCGTCAGGATCTCGGCGTAGATCCACACGACGATGATGGTCACCAGCACGGCGCACCGGCCGAAAACGATGCTCCCCTTGGCGAAGTAGTGGGCGGCGTACTGCAAGGCGGAAAACGGATGTCAGTCCATGGCATGGCGCCGTACGGCCACCGCCAGCCACCGGTGGGTCGGTTGCTGTCTGTTACCTCCGCGAAGATCACCACGAGGACGAGGGCCGGGAGACCCACTTCGATGCATTTGGTGAcctgcagtgcagtgcaggagAGACTAGACTGATTAGCAAGCTGCGGCGGCAAAAAGAAGAAGACGCACGAGAAGTAGAAGAGTCACCCCGGGGAACGCGAAGTAGAAGAGTCCCAGGCCCGAGAGCGTGACGAAGGGGACCGCCGCGAGAGGGCTGAGGAACCTGGAAACGCACGGGGCCACACGGCAAGGCACAGCGACAGCGTCAGTACAAGAGCAAGAACAGAggcgacaaaaaaaaaaaagagtctcAAAGACCAACCTTATGAAGACTCTCCATATGCCGAAGAAGCCGACGACGGCCTGGAAGACGCCGGCGATGATGAGCGCGCCCTGGAGCGACCTCATCGTGAAGATAAACCTCTGAACAGATGGAATCGAGATCAGCTGCTAAAAATGCGGTGACTGAAGCAAAGAACAGAGGAAGTAGAAGGGCGTGTGCGCTGCCGCACCTCGAGAGGGTCGATGACGAGCGCGTATCGGGGGCTGAGGATGATGGCGACGGCCGGGTAGATGTAGGTGTAGGAGCCGCTCATCACGGCGGGGAGCCGCGTGCCGAAGTGGACCTGCAGCAGCGTGTTGATCCCGGACAGGAACAGGATGGTCTGGATCACAATCGCCTTCTCATACTGCATTATGCATGCGTGCGTCCATCGATCAGTGCTCGAGCCACTGGTCCGGTGCGGGCAACCGAAATAACTAATAATGAAGGGGAATAGAGAAGGAGGCAGTCAGGCAGTGACATACATGGCCGCCGCCCATGAGCGGGACGATGATGGTGGCGATGAGGACGGTGGTGCCGAGCATCACCAGGTAGTGCTGGAAGCCCACGAGGATCGTCGTGACTGCAGCAGAGCACGGAACGACAAGCGGTTCAGACAGAGCCGGCAATCAAAGCAAAGCAAACGAAACCAAATGGTGACAGGCagctgtatgtatgtatgtatgtaacgTACGCCATGGCGGGGGGCTGGTGATGCAGAAGTCGAGGCCGACGAACTGCTCCTTGACGGCGTGCACAACCAGCTCGTCGGCCTTGGGGATAGGCATGGCGCTGGCCGGCCGCGCGGGCTAGCTCCTcgccacgcggcggcggcgcaccaGCAAATGCAGGTCTGCGAAGGAAGACGAAGGAAGAGGGTGATCCGTGGGAGATGGAGACGGAGGAAGACGAAGGGGGGAGTGGGAGCGGGGAGGTTTGCGAAGAAGCGGTCGGGGCAAGAATCGCCGGAGCGGCTCCCCTTTATGTAGCTGTAGCCCGGGCTTCTGCTGGCGCGTGCGTTTCCGGTTCACTGCAGCTGTGCAGCATCAGTTGCCTTTTCAGATTTCACTGCACCACGTCGTAATCATCAGGGACCAGTTTGTTTTCAGATCATCTGCTCTTCTTAATCCTGATGTAACAACTAAttataacaattcataaaaaATAACAACTTTATCCTGATGTAACAGCTTTATATAGCCTACATTTGGCCGAAGCCGTTGCTCTATGGTCCCATGGGTCTGGATTGGTTTGGCATGATAAAGCCGAGAATGTCAGTTCGGTAGCTGCCCTGACGAGACTTTTAGGTAGGAAAAACTAGAGAGGCAGCGAGCGGCCGGATGCATCAGCATCAGCTTCCCTGCGGATATAGCATCATGCATGCACGCATGCATCCctttctttttgttttgttaGATGCGGTTGGCGAGCTAGCTTCATCGGAAACCTGTCGATGATCGAGGCCAAGAGACGCCCGTCCGTCGCCCGGCGGGAATCGGCCAGGCATGCAACGTGAACGCGAGCGCCCGTCAGCAGGCATTCTTGCGTTGCTCGGCCTGGGCGCGGATGCGACCCGGATACGAGTGGAAAGCGCTTGCGTTCTGGGAAatcatgcattttttttatgggaaatcatgcatgcatgctgggTTAATTTTGTACAATTAACCTTCCAGTGCGTTCCAGTGGAAAACTCGATTCATTTTGCCTTCCAGTGAGCAGTTGATCGGAGCGCCGCCTAGGTTGGTTATTAGGAATGGTAGCTCTGAAGTTGTAGCGACCGGGGAATGTGCTGTCAGGGCGTTACAAAGCTGACGGGGACATGGAGGCCACTTTATTGATGGTGATAGCTTAACTTTGATTTAATGCGTGCGTCCTGGATTAGGAAGATCCGGCCACGGTAATGCCGTCCATCTAACCTGCTTGCGTATTGGTTTCTGAAAACGGTGTTTCTACCTGGCACCTGAAAGTGAACCTATATAGCCTGTAGGCACTAGCTAGCGAGTGATGAACTATATTTATATTCATAAgaagttcgaactggaatactccctccatactaaaAAACATGACctttaggacatgattgtggtAACCAAGGAGTAATTAATTAGGGGTTAGTTTTCCTTCTTTACCCCTAATAAATGGAGTTACGGTTGCTCTCTGTTTCATAAAGTTAATCATCCCAATTGGATAGTCCACAGAGGATTCAATGCTGCATCGCAGGTTCGAATCTCAATAGCCTCACTTTTTTATTTTGCATGGCAAAGATGAAAGTTTTGCGTTTTTGGTGCCTGCATTTTCGCTTGGTAGTTTTGCGTTAGCGCATGCATTTTCACTTGGCAGTTTTGCATTCGCGTGTTTGTTGCCTGCTCACTCGTTTAGAACAAGAAGAACGTTGTTTGAGCTGCCTATACTCCACGACGGAGTTCTGCGCCTCCAAGTCCAGCACATCGACGAAGATAGAGTCGACCGTGCGCCTCTGAGTCCAACCCATCCACGAGCGTGCGGCGAGCTCGCCGCGCGGTGAGCTAGCGGCAAGCGTGGAGGCGAGCGAGCCATCTCTAGCGGTGAGTGTCCAGACGACCTTGCAGGCGAGCGAGCTTGAGGAGAAGGAGACGAGTGTGCAGTGATGGAGGCCATCGTCATCTCCGAGTCCGTTGCAAACTCTGCATCGTCCAGCGCCTCCTCCATGGCGCAAGTGACCTTCATAGCACTGGACTCCATGGTGCTTCCAACCTTCATGGCGTCAGACTCCATGGCGCAAGTGACCTTCATAGCACTGGACTCCATGGTGCTTCCAACCTTCATGGCGTTGGACTCCATGGCGCGCACGAGCAACAAAGCGAAGGAACGGGCGGCGAGGAACGGTGGCGAACTAATGCCTAGACTGTGCCGAGCGGCGAGCGAGCGTGCTGAGGAGATAAAGGAGGCGACCTGTAGGCGAGCGTGTTGTGGTCTGCGGTCTGCCTCGACGCGAGAGCCGACTGGGCAGCGACGAAGCCAACTGAGACACGATTAATTGCGAGTGAGCTGTTGGCGAGCGGCCGAGCACAGCAACCTCAAGGCAGGGGCAATCACGTCCTAAACAGAGCATGCGGCTGGCCGACGTCAAGTTTTGCGAAAACTGGCCTTGGGTCTAGGACGTCATATATTCtagatacggagggagtatatttaaAAGTGAGTATCGGTCTGCCTCTACTGTAgatttttcttataataaagAATTAACATATAGCATAGGGCTTgcactttcttcttcttcttcttcttcttcttcttcttcttcttcttcttcttcttcttcttcttcttcttcttcttcacaattcttttaagaaaaaaaaaggatgcACAATGCCTTGTGTCACATAGAGCGACAGTGACTTTATCACTTGGGCTCTATCTTGGACTCTCGGCCTGTTGGGTTACATACTTACATACACCCCTGGCCGATGCGAGAAGAAAGTTGGACTCTGTATGACACAAGGCCCAGCCCAATCGGTCTTTTATCAACTCTATGAAGGATACCACATCCTGCAGATTGACAACGAAACTTTTTATATTACACAGACACACAACAGTTGACCGAAGTAGGTACCAGATTGTGAACTAAGGCTACTTTCAGTCTAAGTTTTATGTAAGTTTTATTTACATTAAATAGATTGTTACATAGACATTTTTTATAACATAGTAGTATATTTAAGAAGAGATAGAAGAAATAGGtttatctagatgaaactctcttaACATGATTACCAACTCTCCGTGAATCTTGGAATTAAATGTCTATATGAAACCATAG contains:
- the LOC8062961 gene encoding nucleobase-ascorbate transporter LPE1, giving the protein MPIPKADELVVHAVKEQFVGLDFCITSPPPWLTTILVGFQHYLVMLGTTVLIATIIVPLMGGGHYEKAIVIQTILFLSGINTLLQVHFGTRLPAVMSGSYTYIYPAVAIILSPRYALVIDPLERFIFTMRSLQGALIIAGVFQAVVGFFGIWRVFIRFLSPLAAVPFVTLSGLGLFYFAFPGVTKCIEVGLPALVLVVIFAEYAAHYFAKGSIVFGRCAVLVTIIVVWIYAEILTAAGAFNNRGPVTQFSCRSDRAGIIEGSPWVRFPYPFQWGYPIFCFQDCFAMMAASFASLIESTGTLIAVSRYAGATFTPPSVFSRGVGWEGISIILDGMCGTLTGTAASVENAGLLAVTRVGSRRVVKIAALFMIFFSLFGKFGAVLASIPLPLFAAVYCVLWAYAAGAGFAFLQYCNLNSLRTKFILSISIFLGLSIPQYFRIYEMFFGFGPVHTHSVAFNVMVNVIFSSPATVAAILAYFLDVTHLYWEASVKKDRGWFWWEKFKNYKYDARSEEFYRLPYGLSRYFPSL